A region from the uncultured Campylobacter sp. genome encodes:
- a CDS encoding Fe-S-containing hydro-lyase encodes MSEVKRITAPFDKSVVKSLKAGDNVLISGTIIAARDAAHKALTETLARGEKLPVNLAGETIYYLGPTPAKPGQAIGAAGPTTSGRMDKYTPTMINEVGINGMIGKGYRSDAVVEAMKKSGCVYMVAIGGAGALISQSIKKYEVLAYPELGPEAVARLTVEDFPAIVAIDSEGNNFYEVGQAPYRKI; translated from the coding sequence ATGTCAGAAGTTAAAAGAATTACCGCACCTTTCGATAAAAGCGTAGTAAAAAGCCTAAAGGCGGGCGATAACGTCCTAATTAGCGGCACCATCATCGCAGCTCGCGATGCCGCGCACAAGGCTCTAACCGAAACCCTCGCTCGCGGCGAGAAGCTACCCGTAAACTTAGCCGGCGAGACGATATATTACCTGGGACCAACCCCCGCCAAACCCGGTCAGGCAATCGGCGCCGCAGGACCTACGACTAGCGGACGCATGGATAAATACACTCCGACGATGATAAACGAAGTAGGCATCAACGGCATGATCGGCAAGGGCTACCGCAGCGACGCCGTCGTAGAGGCGATGAAAAAATCGGGCTGCGTCTATATGGTCGCTATCGGCGGCGCGGGCGCGCTGATTAGCCAAAGCATCAAAAAATACGAAGTGCTAGCCTATCCAGAGCTAGGACCTGAGGCGGTCGCGAGACTTACGGTCGAGGACTTCCCTGCTATCGTAGCGATCGATAGCGAGGGTAACAACTTCTACGAAGTCGGACAGGCGCCTTATAGAAAAATTTAA
- a CDS encoding NapC/NirT family cytochrome c: MKKKTLVLLVGACVLIGMILSLGIAEMVHLTGTDKFCVSCHTMQPMANAFHNDVHGGNNPQGFKADCVACHVSHENTFMYLWTKALTSANDVYKTVFTDADKIDWQEKRKERNHFVYESGCLSCHRNLKEQNNQVNKAWLAHRDYFAGTTGKTCVQCHENVGHKNMGIEITKYWDKYNRENNKTK; encoded by the coding sequence ATGAAAAAGAAAACTCTTGTGCTGCTCGTGGGCGCTTGTGTGCTTATAGGAATGATACTTTCTCTTGGGATTGCGGAGATGGTTCACCTTACGGGCACCGATAAATTCTGCGTATCCTGTCATACGATGCAACCGATGGCAAACGCATTTCACAACGATGTTCACGGCGGCAATAACCCGCAAGGCTTCAAGGCCGATTGCGTCGCCTGTCACGTTTCTCATGAAAATACCTTTATGTATCTTTGGACTAAAGCTCTAACCTCCGCAAATGATGTCTACAAGACGGTCTTTACCGACGCAGATAAGATCGATTGGCAAGAAAAACGCAAGGAGCGAAATCATTTCGTTTATGAAAGCGGCTGCCTGAGCTGCCACCGAAATTTAAAAGAGCAGAATAATCAAGTAAATAAAGCCTGGCTCGCGCATAGGGATTATTTCGCGGGCACTACCGGCAAAACCTGCGTGCAGTGCCACGAAAACGTCGGCCACAAAAATATGGGTATAGAGATTACCAAATATTGGGATAAATACAACCGAGAAAATAACAAAACCAAGTAA
- a CDS encoding fumarate hydratase, translating to MKTIQAAEITKVVSELCKKACYKVTPDMRAAFEKARENETSPIGKDILGKLLQNADLAAKEVAPICQDTGMTVVFVELGQDVHIEGGYLEDAINAGVADGYVGGYLRKSVVAEPLFERKNTTNNTPAVINTRIIPGDKLKIKVAPKGFGSENKSVLKMLVPADGIEGVKKVFLEAVKYAGPNACPPMVVGVGIGGTMDKAALLAKQAAVRSIDSRNPDERYAKLEDELLEMARATGVGPQGLGGINTAVKVNVEWYPTHIAGLPVAVNINCHAARHADAEL from the coding sequence ATGAAAACGATCCAAGCGGCTGAGATTACAAAAGTGGTCAGCGAGCTTTGTAAAAAAGCCTGTTATAAAGTCACGCCAGATATGCGCGCAGCATTTGAAAAAGCGCGCGAGAACGAGACTTCGCCTATCGGCAAAGATATCTTAGGCAAGCTCTTGCAAAATGCCGATTTGGCGGCAAAAGAGGTCGCGCCGATCTGCCAAGATACCGGTATGACGGTGGTTTTTGTCGAACTCGGTCAGGATGTGCATATCGAGGGTGGATATCTGGAGGATGCTATCAACGCAGGCGTTGCGGACGGCTACGTAGGCGGTTACCTGCGCAAATCCGTGGTCGCAGAGCCGCTTTTTGAGCGCAAAAACACCACAAACAATACTCCCGCGGTCATCAATACCCGCATCATCCCCGGCGACAAGCTTAAGATCAAAGTGGCCCCAAAGGGCTTTGGCAGCGAAAACAAATCGGTGCTAAAAATGCTCGTTCCCGCAGACGGCATCGAGGGGGTAAAAAAAGTATTTTTAGAGGCGGTCAAATACGCTGGTCCTAACGCTTGCCCTCCTATGGTTGTAGGCGTCGGTATCGGTGGCACGATGGATAAGGCGGCGCTTTTGGCCAAGCAAGCCGCGGTTCGCTCGATCGACAGCAGAAATCCCGACGAGCGCTACGCCAAGCTAGAGGATGAGCTACTGGAGATGGCGCGCGCTACGGGCGTCGGTCCGCAGGGTTTGGGCGGCATAAATACCGCCGTTAAGGTAAATGTAGAGTGGTATCCGACCCACATAGCGGGGCTTCCGGTCGCCGTTAATATCAACTGCCACGCGGCTCGCCATGCCGATGCTGAACTATAA
- a CDS encoding DUF3137 domain-containing protein yields MSASELEQIRLGLLYKAKRNMILTAACMLFYGAFLLYKLRDEEGMATLVSSIGLFGPVLIVGVLCDESSIKAKIICAVYVFIMCLFWIGLQSHPTTSKYISFAAMTLVLAASSFFVLFRVLKRAYSIKFRRAFKEHYLRPYFKAFGYRYDIEGSIDPAKLKLSELFSRLDEFLDGNDRVLGVYDGVSFAFCDVKLFNRILKSEILGTFFYAEFNKRISAKTLIFPARTGAPNTLGLKKIDMDDAEFNAAFAVYCEDATSAMYILTPAFMRRLLRFAGAVAAPVSLSFADSKIYIFVNTGRDNFEPDIDESVLRRDPAAQLKRELSHFLAIVKNLKLNERIWS; encoded by the coding sequence ATGAGCGCGAGCGAGCTGGAGCAGATCAGACTGGGGCTTTTGTATAAGGCGAAAAGAAATATGATCTTAACGGCAGCGTGCATGCTATTTTACGGCGCGTTTTTGTTATACAAGCTACGCGACGAAGAAGGTATGGCGACTTTGGTGTCGTCTATCGGATTATTCGGGCCTGTTCTTATCGTAGGCGTTTTGTGCGATGAAAGCTCTATAAAAGCTAAGATAATCTGTGCTGTCTACGTTTTTATAATGTGCCTATTTTGGATCGGTTTACAAAGCCACCCAACGACTTCCAAATATATCTCATTCGCAGCCATGACTTTAGTCTTGGCCGCTTCGAGTTTTTTTGTATTATTTAGAGTGCTTAAACGAGCTTATTCGATAAAATTTCGGCGCGCTTTTAAAGAGCATTATCTAAGGCCTTATTTTAAAGCGTTCGGCTATCGATACGATATTGAAGGCAGTATCGATCCCGCCAAACTCAAGCTCTCTGAGCTTTTTTCGCGACTAGACGAATTCTTAGACGGCAACGACAGGGTTTTGGGCGTTTATGACGGCGTGAGTTTTGCCTTTTGCGATGTGAAATTGTTTAATAGAATTTTGAAAAGCGAAATCCTCGGTACCTTTTTCTACGCGGAATTTAACAAACGCATAAGTGCCAAAACCCTGATTTTTCCCGCTCGCACCGGCGCGCCGAACACCCTCGGGCTAAAAAAGATCGATATGGACGATGCGGAGTTTAATGCCGCCTTCGCCGTGTATTGCGAGGACGCGACGAGCGCGATGTACATTCTAACGCCAGCCTTTATGCGCAGGCTCTTGCGCTTCGCAGGCGCCGTAGCCGCGCCCGTCAGTCTTAGCTTCGCAGATAGCAAAATTTATATTTTCGTAAATACGGGGCGCGATAATTTCGAGCCGGACATCGACGAAAGCGTGCTGCGCCGCGACCCTGCCGCGCAGCTCAAGCGCGAGCTTTCGCATTTTTTAGCGATCGTAAAAAACTTAAAACTAAACGAAAGAATTTGGAGCTAG